A single genomic interval of Amblyomma americanum isolate KBUSLIRL-KWMA chromosome 11, ASM5285725v1, whole genome shotgun sequence harbors:
- the LOC144111158 gene encoding uncharacterized protein LOC144111158, which yields MAGRVLVRALPLLLVQYYCAVCSADGCDFPASWWGEWFLQGARGPVRINRTHLSGRGRCIEGHDSKFLLAEASCVRCLGISAKHANVLQYKETPCSHFTSHAAVCAEFAGDASLYSLFRLNGSAEECPLQGPLRFKYNQGSGDCANPESHLESCTEPSQLLLRFQACTSVLGSESREEQLTCLASWKEGSVRYLVGRLVHAAAKTDADRLRCFAYEHIAADGGWLVAQSGDATCDALSGATEGSRTLRLWPPAATGAGHACSWPTWFSLATWQPLQAGSAPLRVLAPDVLLLGTTRLRCLKPLPELGDPPESRFHVQATYECTIKQRCLGLLQKAAHVVELRLGDCDQPAKPLTLVQHQEQQQAPGGGGGGGSCGPLLGRLFLLPPTPPAGAGALLLPAQGCSGRPVLSSGCGYHQDQLQLLLGCGSDIHRFECHGSWEENGTRLLVASALASRRHYCIAVSAQRVQFAESPPACVRNLPWPWVSFNLTHTDDCGADDSAATAAHWPTSVLLLLLLPLHLAPSWVLS from the exons ATGGCCGGGCGTGTCCTCGTGCGtgccctgccgctgctgctcgtGCAGTACTACTGCGCCG TCTGCAGTGCAGATGGCTGCGACTTTCCAGCGAGCTGGTGGGGAGAGTGGTTCCTTCAAGGGGCACGGGGGCCCGTGCGCATCAACCGCACCCACTTGTCTGGACGGGGCCGCTGCATTGAGGGTCACGACAGCAAGTTTCTGCTGGCTGAAGCTAGCTGCGTGCGCTGCCTGGGCATCAGTGCCAAACATGCCAATGTGCTGCAGTACAAGGAAACGCCCTGCTCCCACTTCACTTCACACGCGGCTGTGTGCGCCGAGTTTGCCGGAGATGCCAGCCTCTACTCGCTCTTCCGACTCAACGGCAGCGCGGAGGAGTGTCCGCTACAGGGACCGTTGCGGTTCAAGTACAACCAGGGCAGCGGCGACTGTGCCAATCCAGAGTCACACCTCGAGTCGTGCACCGAACCCAGCCAGCTGCTGCTGCGCTTCCAGGCCTGTACCAGTGTGCTGGGCTCTGAGAGCAGAG AGGAGCAGCTGACATGCCTGGCCTCATGGAAGGAGGGCTCGGTGCGGTACCTTGTTGGTCGACTGGTGCACGCTGCGGCCAAGACAGATGCAGACAGGCTGCGCTGCTTCGCATATGAGCACATCGCTGCTGATGGTGGCTGGTTGGTGGCCCAGTCGGGCGACGCCACCTGTGATGCGCTCAGTGGTGCCACTGAAGGCTCCCGGACTCTGCGCCTGTGGCCCCCGGCTGCTACCGGGGCGGGACATGCCTGCAGCTGGCCTACCTGGTTCTCGTTGGCTACTTGGCAACCGCTACAGGCAGGCAGTGCACCACTGCGGGTGCTGGCACCCGACGTGTTGCTGCTGGGCACCACAAGGCTGCGCTGCTTGAAGCCATTGCCCGAGCTCGGTGATCCGCCTGAGTCGCGCTTCCATGTCCAGGCTACATACGAATG TACCATCAAGCAGCGTTGCCTCGGGCTGCTGCAGAAGGCGGCGCATGTAGTGGAGTTGCGGCTGGGTGACTGCGATCAGCCTGCCAAGCCACTGACGCTGGTGCAgcaccaggagcagcagcaggcacCGGGGGGTGGCGGCGGTGGTGGCAGCTGTGGGCCCTTGCTGGGCCGCCTGTTCCTGTTGCCCCCTACTCCGCCAGCTGGAGCAGGGGCACTGCTGCTGCCAGCTCAGGGCTGCAGTGGCCGCCCAGTGCTGAGCTCAGGCTGCGGCTACCACCAGGaccagctgcagctgctgctgggcTGTGGCTCCGACATCCACC GGTTTGAGTGCCATGGCAGCTGGGAGGAGAATGGCACACGACTGCTGGTGGCCAGTGCATTGGCGAGTCGTCGCCACTACTGCATCGCTGTGTCAGCACAGCGTGTACAGTTTGCAGAGAGCCCCCCCGCGTGTGTGCGGAACCTGCCTTGGCCATGGGTCTCCTTCAACCTGACGCACACCGACGACTGCGGCGCAGACGACAGCGCAGCCACAGCTGCCCACTGGCCAACAtcggtgctgctgttgctgctgttgccacTCCATTTGGCCCCAAGCTGGGTACTTTCCTAG